The following nucleotide sequence is from Longimicrobium sp..
AGTGGGTGGCCCTCATTCAGAAATAGTGCGTTCCATGATTAAGCGACTCTTCCCAGCGGCTGAGCGGTACATCGGGGGCAGCCATTATGGAGCGGAGTGGAAGGGGCGATGGCTTCGAGAACGTCGAGTCGCTCACGAGGACATCCTGAGGCTGTACTGTGAGCGAATAACAGGAGAGGGCTTACGGGCCTTCACTGATGCTGAGAAGGCCTTTCATCTTATGGCCGACCAAGCTGCGTTCGACAGCTACCTGCGTTCCTTGGACATCGGACGACTGGAAGATGTCATTGCCTCGCTCGAAACGTTCGAAAGCGAATTTGCCAGCGAACACGTCGTACCTGGAACGATTGTACTTCTAAACCTCCGATCTAACCTCCCTGAGCGACCCCGCGGGATGTTTGAGTTGGAGGCGCGACTTGTCGTTGCTCGCGTCACCTATCGTCTCCTACGCTCGCTTGGCGATCCCGATAACGTAGAAAGGGCAGTTAGGGCGATTCTACCCGAACTCACATCGCTTTCCGCGAAGCTGGAACTGATCAATCAAGTGGGATATAGGGAAGGTGTCGGACACAAGCTCGTCTCTGAAGCGGCAGCCGTCGAGTTCGAGAAGAGTTGGCGGTCTGAAGTCCGCGCTACATCGCCATCGGATTTGGAGCGCGAAGGCGATCTCCTACGCCTGCTTTTTTCAGTGAAACGAGACCTGGCTGCTGATGAGCCCCCGTTCGAAATTCCGGAGACCCCCGAACTCACGCTCGCAATTCTGCGAGCCGCACGCGGCGAGGTAAGAAGCCAAAGTATGGACAGCCGAGCTATACGTCGCTCAACGCAACTCCAATGGGATGCACTGAGCGAGATCTTTGGTGGCCCCGAACAACTCAGTCAACGGGTCAATCGGCTCAAAGAAATCCATCCTGAGGGCGAGGACGAGTTACTAAGCCTTGTGGACCGATACCTTGGAGGCTGGCGACCCAACGACTTCAACGATGACTAGAGGAAGAGTTACGGAAGTGCGGCCTACGGCGTGCTGCTGATCGCGCTGGTGGCGGTGGCGTTCGCGGCCGGCTACCAGCGCGTGATCGAACGGTGAGGCTGATCCGGCCGAGGAACGGCCGATCGCACCGCATCGATCGATGTCATGTCGAGGGGAGCGGTAGCGACCCGAGGGATCTACTCGCCCCCGCTGGTGGACCGCTCCTGGCGCGAGAGATCGCCCGGGTCGCGGACCGGGGCCGGATTCTCTATCATACCGCGCACGGAACGCCCGAAACTCACGCGAGCCCCGTCCCTCATGAGCGAAGACCAGCCGCGGCTCCGCTTCACGGTGCCTGGCGCGGCCGGCGTGCACACCGACGCGGCCGGCACGTCCAGGCTCCTGCCGCTCGCCGAGGTGGAAGGGCTGCTCGGCCTGGAAGACGACGCGCTGGTGCTGCAGTACCGGGTGCGGGACAGGGCCGTGGCGTACGACTCGGGCGTACAGGAGCTGCGGGTGCCCCTGGAGGGCGTGGAGGCCCTCGACGTGCGCCGCCGCTGGCTCCGCTCCGCCCGCGTGCTGCTGCGCGTGCGCGACCTGCGGCTGCTCGAGGCGGTGCCGGGCGCCCGCGGCGGAACGCTCGCGCTCCAGCTGGGGCGCGGCGACGTTCCGGCCGCCCTGGATCTCGCCTCCACCGTCGCGCTTCGGGCCGCGGAGCGGACACTGGGCCCGGGCAGCGAGACCGGTGGGCGGCTCGGTCCGCCCTCGGCCTGAGGGGGGAGCTCCTTCGATGAGCGCTTCGTCCGCTCCGGAAGATCGCTACGCCGCCCTTGTCGAGGCGCTGCGGGACACGCCCGGCGTCACGGCGCCCGCGGATCCCGCCGCCCCGAGCCGGAAGTTCGGCGACACGGGCCTGAAGACCGGCGGGAAGATCTTCGCCATGCTCGCCCAGGGCCGGCTGGTGGTGAAGCTGCCCCGGCACCGCGTCGACGCGCTGGTCGCGGCCGGGAGCGGCGAGCGCTTCGACCCCGGGCACGGCCGCGTGATGAAGGAATGGCTGAGCCTCGATCCGGCTGCGAAGGAAGAATGGCTCCCGCTCGCCCGCGAAGCGCTGGAGTTCGTCGCCGCGCGCGCCTAGCGAAATCGGAGCCTCAGGCGGAGAGCGAGCGAATGTCCCGGGTCAGACTGGCGTTCGGCGCGCTCGTCCTCGCCCAGGCCGCCCATTCGGTCGAGGAGTACCTCGGCCGCCTCTGGGAGTCGTTTCCGCCGGCCGGCTTCGTGGCGGGGCTGATCTCGCGGGACCGCGAGCTGGGGTTCATCGTGTTCAACGTGGCGCTCGTGGCTTTCGGCGCCTGGTGCCTGCTGTGGCCCGTGCGCCGCGAGTGGCCGTCCGCCGTGCCGCTCGCGTGGCTCTGGATCGCCATCGAGACGATCAACGGCGTGGGGCACCCCTTCTGGTCGCTGCGCCAGGGCGGCTACACGCCGGGACTCGCGACGGCGCCGGTGCTCCTGGTGCTCGCTCTTTATCTCGCTTCACGGCTGCTCACGGTCCCCCGCCCCGCCTCGCGAGCCGCCTGACGAGGCAGCGGAGCGGAAGGCGCGCCAGGGCAGAGCGGTCGCACCCCTTTCACGCGGAAGAGATCGTGGCGAATCCCGAGAGCGTCACCTGGCGGGTCCCGGTCGGCGGCGCGGAGACCACCGCGGCGTACGACCCGGCCGAAGCGGAGGGCCCGCGCGTCGTCTTCGTCTGCGCGCACGGCGCGGGCGGCAGCATGAACGACCGCGGCATGCTGGCGGTCGCGAAAACCCTCCGCTCGCGAGGGCTCCACCTGGTCCGCTTCAACTTCCTCTACAAGGAAAAGGGCTCGGGGCGCCCCGACCCGATGCCGCTGCTCAAGGACACCGTGTCCGCCGTCGTGTCGCGCGCCCGGGAAGAGCTGCGGCCGGACGTGCTGGTCATCGGCGGGCGGTCGATGGGCGGGCGGGCGGCCTCGATGCTCGCCGCCGACGGCTTCGCGTGCGACGGTCTCCTCCTGCTCGCCTACCCCCTCCACCCCGCCGGCCGCCCCGAGCAGCTCCGCGACGCGCACCTGCCGGCCATCCGCGTCCCCGTCCTCTGCTTCAACGGCACCCGCGACGACCTGTGCCGGCGCGACCTGATGGAGCGGGTGCTGGAGGGGGTGACGACCGACTGGACCATGCACTGGCTGGAGGGAGCCGACCACAGCTTCCACGTGCTCAAGAAGTCCGGCAGGACCGACGCCGAGGTCCTCGACGAGGTCGGCGAGGCCGCCGAGAAGTGGGTGGCGCGGCTCGGCGGGTAGGAGGCCCCTCCGGCTCGCTGGGGCTCGCACCTCCCCCGTTCCGTGGGAGGTCGCAGGGCGGCCTTCCACGCGGGAGGCGGACTCTTGATCTGTTTCTCTGTGTCTCTGTGCTTCCGTGTGAGTCAATGCCGTTGCCGTTCTCCTCTGCTGACTCTGCTGACTCTGCGTGAGACCTGGTCTTTTCCCCTGGATCTCGCATGAGAAAGGGCGCCGCCCCCGGGTTGGGAGCGGCGCCCTCTGCTTCATCCGATCGGCCGAGCGCGACCGAAAGGCTCAGTGCCGGTAGGAGACGCCGAAGCGCAGGACGAACACGTTCGACGAGCTGTAGTCGTAGTCGATCACCACCGGCTCGCCCACGATCACCTCGCCCACGGCCGTGTCGCGCACGCGCAGGTCGTCGGTGTTCCAGAAGGTCATGAAGTCCTCGAACCCCAGCGACAGCGCCCACCGCTCGCTGCGTCCGATGCGGGTGACCGCGTCGGCGGCCAGGTTGAGCGCGAAGTGGCTCGAGGTGCGGTCGAGCACCTCGTCGTCGCCGTTCCAGTCCAGCCACACCATGGTGGGCGCCACGGTGATGAACGCCGAGGGGTGGAAGCGCCGGTTGTCGGGGATCGGGTCGGGGAGCCGCACCGACACGCCCGCCTTGGCGAACCACATGGCCGGACCGTCGGTGTCGAAGATCTCGGTGGACTCGTCGGTGTGGAAGACGGTGATCTCGTCCTGCTCCGCGGCCGAGTAGGCGCCGCCCACCACCAGGCTCCAGGGGCCGCGCAGCCGCAGCTCGGCGTTCAGCCCCGCCATCCCGCCCCCGCCGCGCTGCGACTCGAAGCGCGACTGGTCGCCGCTCTCGCTGATCACCACCACGTTGCCGGCGTCGAAGGGAACGCGGATGCCGATCCAGGGGGTGAGCGCGAAGCGGTGCTGCGGCAGCCGCTCCGGGGGCGGCTCGTTCGCGAGGAGCGGACGGTCCTGCGCGGCCGCAGCGGCGGGAAGCGCGAGCAGCCCCAGCAGGGCGAGCGCGCTGCGTTTCATGGCATCCTCCTGGAAATATGGCAGGGGGTGGTGGCGTGTGTCGGCAGGTTTTTCAGGGAGTGTCACGCAAGATAATGTCCCACGCCACGTTGCGGAATACTCGCGCAACGGCGCGCCATCCGCGTGAAAGACGCGAGTCGCCGCCGATCCCGTAACCGCTTGAACGGCTTTCAACTACGCGTGTGGGCGTGTCCCCGCTGCGCGGGGCCGGGCTGCGCGCGCCGTAGGGCACGATACGACCGCGCCCAACGGCGCCGGGCCCCCGGCGCGCCCAGGTTCCGCACATTCTGCCGGTTCCGGTACTTTTTGCGCGCCGGGTTCCCGGCCCTCCGGGCGCGCATCCCTCACGCAACTGCGGGGGACAGGGAACAGGGTACAGGGAACAGCGAGCAGGCTCGCGCACGAGTCCGTAAAGTACCCTCTCCCGAAGTTGGGAGGGTGGCGACGCGGTAGCGGCGCCGGGTGAGGGCCCCCGTGGCGGCGCCGGAGCCCGCCGTCTCGCCCTGTGATCACCCCCCGCCCAGCCGCTCCAGCATCGCCGCGGTCACCACCGTCGGCTCGCGCGGCAGCCGCTCCACGGCGAAGCGGCCCACCAGTTCCCCCGCGGCCGCCTCCTCCCCCTCCTCCGCCAGCCCGCACGTCGCCGCCAGCCAGCCGGCCACGCGCTCCGGCCGCACCCCCCGCGCGCGCAGCTCCGCCAGCGACACCGCGCCGTGGCGCTTCGCCAGCCGCTCGCCGTCCTCGCCCAGCATCAGCGGCACGTGCAGGAAGGCGGGCGGGGCCAGGCCCAGCGCGCGGTAGAGCAGCAGCTGCCGCGCGGTGGACGAGAGCAGGTCGGCGCCGCGCACCACGTGCGTGACCCCCATCGCCGCGTCGTCCACCACCACGGCCAGCTGGTACGCCGCGGCGCCGTCCTTCCGCCGCACCACGAAGTCCCCCGTCTCCGCCGCCGGGTCGTAGCAGCGGCGCCCCATCAGCAGGTCATCGAAGCACACCTCCCCCGGCTCCACCCCGAGCCGCAGCGCCAGCTCCGACACCCCCAGCCGCAGCAGCGACGGCGCGGCCGCGTCGGCCGCCCGCGCGCGGCAGGTGCCCGGGTAGCGCGGCCCCTCCTCCCCCATGTGCGGCGCGCTGGCCGCCGCCGCGATGTCCTTCCGCGAGCAGACGCAGCCGTAGAGCAGGCGGCGCTCCGCCAGCCGCCGGAGCGCCGCCTCGTACCACTCCCCGCGCGCGGACTGCACGTAGGGCGCGTGGGGGCCGCCCGCGTCCGGCCCCTCGTCCCAGTCCAGCCCCAGCCAGCGCAGCTCTTCGAGCTGCGCCTCCATGACTCCCGGGCGCACGCGGCCGGCGTCCAGGTCCTCCACCCGCATCACGAAGCGCCCGCCCGCCGCGCGCGCGTGCAGCCACGCCAGCAGCGCCGTGCGCGCGTTGCCCACGTGCAGCCCGCCCGTGGGGCTCGGAGCGAAGCGCCCGCGCACCCCGCCGCCCCCGCTCACTTCGGCGGCGCCCATCCCGCGCCCGGCCGCTCCTTCCCCGTGTCCCGCGGCGTCGGCGGGGGAGCCGGTGCCGGCGCGGGCGAGACCGGGGCCGGAGGCGGCGGCCCGGCCGTCTCCGCCGCGCCGCCGATGCCGGTGATCACCAGGTAGGTGAAGAGCGTGGGAGACTCGGTGCGCCAGGCGCCGCGCGCGTTCAGGATGAGCGCGGACAGCGCGGTCATCTCCCACCCCGCCTTCTCGTCCGCCGCCCACTTCTCCTCGGTGAGCCGCGAAATGCCGTAGCGCTCGCCGTAGCGCCGCACCGACTGCGAGCCGGACTTCACGTTGTCTTCCACCGTGGGGTTGGCCCACGCCCACAGCCAGGTCTTCTCCGACTTCGAGAGCGAGCCGACGAACTGCACCTTCGCCACCACCCGCTTACCCGCGGAATCCGAGAACACCAGCTCTCCCGTGCGCTGGTCCCACTCCACGCGGCGCAGGCTGTCCAGCCCGAGCTCCTCCTCCAGGCTGTCCTGCCGCGCCTCCAGCACGTCGACGGCCTCCAGCACCAGCTTCTCGTACTCCACCTGGCCCATCGGCTCCGCCTTGCGCCCGCACCCCGCGAGCGCGCAGGCCAGGAACGGAACGGCGAGCCGGCACCAGCGCACGTAAGTCACCACGATCCTCCCACCTCAGGCGAACGGTCGGCGGCCAAACGAAAGCGAGCGCCGCCGCCCGCTTGCCAGAACCGCGCCCCAGCCGCACCGCCAACGTCGTAGGGTCGTGGTCTGCCTATGGTCTGCCTCGACCGGCGGAGCCCGACCACGTCCGAAAGCCGCCTCCCGCGCGATCCTCGGCCTCCACGCGCTGTTCTCCCTCTCCCGCGCAGCAGGGAGGGCCGGGGAGGGGGCACCTGCCCGCCACCGCGCCGGAACCCGTCGAGGGCGGTTTCCGACCGCCCGTCGTGCAGCGACCTGGCCTCACCCCAGCCGCGCGACGCTCTCGCGCAGCGCCGCCACGTGCGGGTGGTCCGCGCCGAGCTGCGGCTCGTAGAAGGCCAGGGCGCGCTCCAGCAGCGGGCGCGCGGCTTCGGTCTCCTCCAGCGCGGCCAGCAGCGTCCCCAGCTTGAGCAGGTCCCGCGCGACGCTGGAGTAGTGCGGCCCGTACGCGGCCTCGTCCACCTCCAGCGCACGCTCGTACAGGCGGCGGGCGCCCTCCGCGTCGCCCAGCTCCGCCAGCACGTCGCCCAGGTTGCTGCTCACCGTGGCGAAGAAGGGGTGCCGCGTCCCCCACACCTCGGGGATGAGCGCCAGCGCGCGCTCGAACTGCGCCCGCGCCCCTGCCGGGTCGCCCGAGCGGTGCAGGATGGTCCCCAGGTTGTTGATGTGGGTGACGGTGGTGCGGTGGCGCTCGCCGTGCGCCGCCGTGAAGATCTCCACCGCGCGCGCGGCGTTGCGCACCATCCCCGCGCGGTCGCCCAGGTGCAGCAGCGCGCCGTTCAGGTAGGTGAGGTCCAGCGCCACCCGCGGGTCGGCGGCGCCGTGCGCCCGCTCCCTCGCCGCGGCCGCGCGCTCCAGCAGCCCCCGCGCCTCCTGGTAGCGTCCGCGCGCCACCTCGAAGCGCCCGGCCAGGAAGAAGAGCCGCGCCGCGTGCTCCAGCCCCTCGCCCGCCGCGGCGCACCGCTCCGCCGCCTCGACGGCCTCCGGGAGCAGGCGCTCGCACCCGGCCCGCGACTCCTCGCGCTCCGGCTCGGGCGGGAACGCCTCCGCCAGCGCCGCGGCCCGCGCGGCCGGGTCTCCCCCGCCCTCCCCCGCGCTCACGCCGCCCCCCGCTCGGCCGCGCGGCGCAGCGTGCGCAGCATCTCGACGCGGATGAGCCCGCTGAACGGCCCCACCAGCCGCCAGTAGCGGCGGAAGCGGCGCCGGCTCGCCTCGTCGGTGCAGCGCACGCGCGTCTCCGTCGCCAGCCGCACCCGGCCGCCCTCGTCCGCCAGGGTAAAGTTCCACGCCGCCACCGCGTAGCCGGGGCGATCGAAGGCGCGGAGCTCCGCCGGCGTCACCCGCACGATCCCTCCCGCCGCCCGCCAGAACCGTCCGACGAGCCCCAGCACCACCTCCTCGCCCGGCCGCTCGTCCAGCAGCACGAACCCGCTCCGCAGCAGCCCGTCCATCGTCACCCCCAGCGCCCGCCGCCGCCCGCGCCCCGCGAAGAGCCCCGGCAGCGAGCGCAGCGCGAAGAGGACGCGCACCACCGGCGAGCGGGCCAGGTCCAGCGTGCGCACGGCCGTCCACACGCGCTCCCGCGGCGCGGCCACGGCCGTCGCGTGCCGCTCCACCACGTCGTACGCCGGCATCCAGTCGTCGATCAACATCAGTGCGAAGTGCGAAGTGCGGGGTGCGGAGCCGGCTTCCTCGCGCCGAGCTGGCTTCCGCGCCGAAGGAGCCCGCGCAGGCGGGCTTTTCGCCGTTGTTGCCGCGGGTTCACCCGCCCCTGCCGGCGCCCTTGCCCGCCCACCCCGCACCTCGGTTCTTCCACGCCCACCACTTCAGCAGCTCGGGGTCGTGCCGCTCGTGCGAGGCGAAGTAGACGGCGCAACGCAGCACGTACAGCATGCACCGGTCGATGCGCACCCCCTGGAGCTCGCACAGGCGCTCGTACAGCGCCTGGGGGTCGCGCCCGCGCAGGTCGCCCGGCGAGCGGATCCCCAGCATCCAGAGGTCCTCGGCGATCGAGCGGCCCACGCCGGGGATGCGCCGCAGCTCTTTCAGCGCGGCGCGGCGGTCCTCCTCCATCCGCGAGCCTCCGTTCAAGGACGGTACAACCTTCCGGGCCGCTCGTGCGTCCAACGTTTCGGCGCGGCCTGGGGCTGGGTTGAAACCCTGCGACGCCGCGCCCCGTAAGGCAGACCGGCGGCGGGTGGGTCCTCATGGATTCCTAATCTGCCGTCCGCAACAAACGGGGCAACCGGTCTGTACTTGTTGGGCGAGTTCGGCGCGTTCGAGAATGCCGACGCGACCCCCACCTCAACGT
It contains:
- a CDS encoding HXXEE domain-containing protein, with protein sequence MSRVRLAFGALVLAQAAHSVEEYLGRLWESFPPAGFVAGLISRDRELGFIVFNVALVAFGAWCLLWPVRREWPSAVPLAWLWIAIETINGVGHPFWSLRQGGYTPGLATAPVLLVLALYLASRLLTVPRPASRAA
- a CDS encoding alpha/beta family hydrolase gives rise to the protein MANPESVTWRVPVGGAETTAAYDPAEAEGPRVVFVCAHGAGGSMNDRGMLAVAKTLRSRGLHLVRFNFLYKEKGSGRPDPMPLLKDTVSAVVSRAREELRPDVLVIGGRSMGGRAASMLAADGFACDGLLLLAYPLHPAGRPEQLRDAHLPAIRVPVLCFNGTRDDLCRRDLMERVLEGVTTDWTMHWLEGADHSFHVLKKSGRTDAEVLDEVGEAAEKWVARLGG
- a CDS encoding tetratricopeptide repeat protein produces the protein MSAGEGGGDPAARAAALAEAFPPEPEREESRAGCERLLPEAVEAAERCAAAGEGLEHAARLFFLAGRFEVARGRYQEARGLLERAAAARERAHGAADPRVALDLTYLNGALLHLGDRAGMVRNAARAVEIFTAAHGERHRTTVTHINNLGTILHRSGDPAGARAQFERALALIPEVWGTRHPFFATVSSNLGDVLAELGDAEGARRLYERALEVDEAAYGPHYSSVARDLLKLGTLLAALEETEAARPLLERALAFYEPQLGADHPHVAALRESVARLG
- a CDS encoding helix-hairpin-helix domain-containing protein, which translates into the protein MEEDRRAALKELRRIPGVGRSIAEDLWMLGIRSPGDLRGRDPQALYERLCELQGVRIDRCMLYVLRCAVYFASHERHDPELLKWWAWKNRGAGWAGKGAGRGG
- a CDS encoding TfoX/Sxy family protein, which translates into the protein MSASSAPEDRYAALVEALRDTPGVTAPADPAAPSRKFGDTGLKTGGKIFAMLAQGRLVVKLPRHRVDALVAAGSGERFDPGHGRVMKEWLSLDPAAKEEWLPLAREALEFVAARA
- the gluQRS gene encoding tRNA glutamyl-Q(34) synthetase GluQRS; the protein is MGAAEVSGGGGVRGRFAPSPTGGLHVGNARTALLAWLHARAAGGRFVMRVEDLDAGRVRPGVMEAQLEELRWLGLDWDEGPDAGGPHAPYVQSARGEWYEAALRRLAERRLLYGCVCSRKDIAAAASAPHMGEEGPRYPGTCRARAADAAAPSLLRLGVSELALRLGVEPGEVCFDDLLMGRRCYDPAAETGDFVVRRKDGAAAYQLAVVVDDAAMGVTHVVRGADLLSSTARQLLLYRALGLAPPAFLHVPLMLGEDGERLAKRHGAVSLAELRARGVRPERVAGWLAATCGLAEEGEEAAAGELVGRFAVERLPREPTVVTAAMLERLGGG